The Camelina sativa cultivar DH55 chromosome 14, Cs, whole genome shotgun sequence genome includes a window with the following:
- the LOC104744170 gene encoding uncharacterized protein LOC104744170, with protein sequence MESSSSLSKTPSFRRSTSKKIDYLYEVEYVSDDSKVPITQLPLLNPYKAFTKPNSTFPKVIRQVFVPNKHNAKELVLASPLEQHLIPATEIEQMIPLRINEGMIHHWRTQGYTHLHYGAIRLALTLHGRKGLPVVARVALLDTRYKEYQHACIATIQTTLNVGTVFVTLFPNFNVAMEDPQIYQNMQIQLQITGAPQIGNTYAATLHHQMAYRVQNHAMDLSLPRDTEDALLIQLESQHSPSCIHIPRQIPGDELVKLLPISWVTNYEKLHDRSTPIQSVDSSIHRRKDGAVEIAFKQQEEKSRPTAFCTEINIITPFEEAQTLENHPRLDGVPISSFDSLGDPIYSFQDEKGHKFFDVCDCQHCQMNSSDDDDTPRRRRKKKTTQQTLKERFESGDTQVGLLGEPSGKNFEYYVLYSGGSTPTTPDKEEVQLSYMWLNSHNT encoded by the coding sequence ATGGaaagttcatcttctttgtctaaaaCCCCTTCTTTTCGACGATCAACTTCTAAAAAGATTGATTACTTATATGAAGTAGAGTATGTGAGTGATGATAGCAAAGTTCCTATTACCCAACTCCCATTACTTAATCCTTACAAAGCTTTCaccaaaccaaattccacttttCCAAAAGTCATTCGCCAGGTGTTTGTCCCTAACAAACATAATGCAAAGGAGCTTGTTCTAGCCTCTCCGTTGGAACAACACCTTATCCCGGCGACAGAAATAGAACAGATGATTCCCCTCAGAATCAATGAAGGCATGATACATCATTGGCGAACTCAAGGATATACTCATCTTCACTATGGAGCAATACGTTTGGCGCTAACACTCCATGGCAGAAAAGGCTTACCAGTTGTAGCACGGGTAGCTCTCCTCGACACCCGATACAAGGAATACCAACATGCTTGTATTGCAACTATCCAGACAACACTAAACGTTGGCACTGTTTTCGTCACTCTCTTCCCAAATTTCAACGTGGCAATGGAAGACCCTCAAATATATCAGAACATGCAAATCCAGCTGCAAATCACAGGAGCTCCACAAATTGGAAACACGTATGCAGCAACGCTTCACCATCAAATGGCGTATAGAGTCCAAAATCATGCAATGGACTTAAGTCTCCCTAGAGACACTGAAGATGCGCTACTCATACAATTGGAATCCCAGCATAGCCCGTCGTGCATCCATATTCCTAGACAGATTCCTGGAGATGAGCTTGTCAAGTTGCTTCCAATATCATGGGTTACCAATTACGAAAAGCTCCATGACCGTAGCACCCCAATACAATCGGTGGACTCTTCTATTCATAGGAGAAAAGATGGAGCTGTAGAGATTGCTtttaagcaacaagaagaaaagtcaaGACCAACGGCTTTCTGCacagaaatcaatataattacTCCTTTTGAAGAAGCTCAAACTTTGGAAAACCATCCACGTTTAGATGGTGTTCCAATCTCATCTTTTGATTCGCTGGGAGATCCCATTTACTCTTTTCAAGATGAAAAGGGCCACAAATTCTTTGATGTTTGTGATTGCCAACACTGCCAGATGAAtagttctgatgatgatgacacccCAAGGcgaaggagaaaaaagaaaactacacaaCAAACCCTCAAAGAACGATTTGAGTCTGGAGACACACAAGTTGGCCTTCTCGGAGAACCAAGTGGCAAGAATTTTGAATACTATGTATTGTATTCAGGTGGCTCAACTCCCACAACACCTGACAAAGAAGAGGTACAACTAAGTTACAT